A single window of Methylobacterium nodulans ORS 2060 DNA harbors:
- the cas12b gene encoding type V CRISPR-associated protein Cas12b, which yields MLTKQDKQQKITYCTNMNEVFEAKLGSADLLLNWDHLRGRIRDRVDAGDIGSAFLKLALDVAHVLPDGVDDQLARAAFHFQSAKGAKSKHADSVQAGLRVLSIDLGVRSFATCSVFELKDTAPTTGVAFPLAEFRLWAVHERSFTLELPGENVGAAGQQWRAQADAELRQLRGGLNRHRQLLRAATVQKGERDAYLTDLREAWSAKELWPFEASLLSELERCSTVADPLWQDTCKRAARLYRTEFGAVVSEWRSRTRSREDRKYAGKSMWSVQHLTDVRRFLQSWSLAGRASGDIRRLDRERGGVFAKDLLDHIDALKDDRLKTGADLIVQAARGFQRNEFGYWVQKHAPCHVILFEDLSRYRMRTDRPRRENSQLMQWAHRGVPDMVGMQGEIYGIQDRRDPDSARKHARQPLAAFCLDTPAAFSSRYHASTMTPGIRCHPLRKREFEDQGFLELLKRENEGLDLNGYKPGDLVPLPGGEVFVCLNANGLSRIHADINAAQNLQRRFWTQHGDAFRLPCGKSAVQGQIRWAPLSMGKRQAGALGGFGYLEPTGHDSGSCQWRKTTEAEWRRLSGAQKDRDEAAAAEDEELQGLEEELLERSGERVVFFRDPSGVVLPTDLWFPSAAFWSIVRAKTVGRLRSHLDAQAEASYAVAAGL from the coding sequence GTGCTCACGAAGCAGGACAAGCAGCAGAAGATCACCTACTGCACCAACATGAATGAGGTGTTCGAAGCCAAGCTTGGGAGCGCTGACCTTCTATTGAACTGGGACCATCTGCGTGGTCGCATTCGTGATCGCGTCGATGCTGGCGATATCGGTTCAGCGTTCCTCAAGCTGGCGCTCGACGTCGCTCACGTCTTACCGGACGGCGTTGACGATCAGCTTGCAAGGGCTGCCTTCCACTTCCAGTCGGCGAAGGGAGCCAAGAGCAAGCACGCTGACAGTGTCCAAGCCGGCCTTCGAGTCCTTTCCATCGACCTCGGAGTTCGCTCGTTCGCGACGTGCTCAGTGTTCGAGTTGAAGGATACGGCCCCAACCACCGGCGTCGCGTTTCCACTCGCCGAGTTCCGGCTGTGGGCGGTACACGAGAGGTCCTTCACGCTCGAGCTGCCGGGTGAGAACGTCGGGGCTGCTGGCCAACAGTGGCGGGCTCAGGCTGACGCCGAACTCCGTCAGCTCCGTGGTGGGCTGAACCGGCACCGCCAACTTCTACGAGCAGCGACCGTCCAGAAGGGGGAGCGAGACGCTTATCTCACCGACCTCCGCGAGGCCTGGTCGGCGAAGGAGCTATGGCCGTTCGAGGCCAGCCTGCTCTCTGAGTTGGAGCGGTGCTCGACCGTCGCTGATCCGCTCTGGCAGGACACCTGTAAACGGGCTGCTCGCCTGTATCGCACCGAGTTCGGCGCCGTCGTCTCCGAGTGGCGCAGCCGGACGCGATCCCGCGAAGACCGCAAGTACGCCGGCAAGTCGATGTGGTCGGTCCAGCACCTGACCGACGTCCGCCGTTTCCTTCAGAGCTGGTCCCTGGCGGGTCGGGCCTCGGGTGACATCCGCCGGCTCGATCGCGAACGAGGGGGTGTCTTCGCCAAGGACCTCCTGGATCACATCGACGCCCTGAAGGACGACAGGCTCAAGACGGGTGCTGACCTGATCGTCCAGGCGGCTCGAGGCTTCCAGCGCAACGAGTTCGGGTACTGGGTGCAGAAGCACGCCCCTTGTCACGTCATCCTGTTCGAGGATCTGAGCCGGTACCGCATGCGGACCGACCGCCCTCGTCGAGAGAACTCCCAGCTCATGCAGTGGGCCCATCGTGGCGTGCCCGACATGGTCGGCATGCAGGGCGAGATCTACGGGATCCAAGATCGACGGGATCCGGACAGCGCTCGCAAGCATGCGCGTCAGCCTCTTGCCGCATTCTGCCTCGATACCCCGGCTGCATTCTCGAGCCGCTATCACGCTTCCACGATGACGCCAGGGATTCGGTGTCATCCCCTGCGCAAGAGGGAATTCGAGGATCAAGGCTTCCTTGAGCTGCTCAAGCGAGAGAACGAGGGCCTCGATCTCAACGGCTACAAGCCGGGCGATCTCGTTCCTCTCCCCGGGGGAGAGGTGTTCGTCTGCCTGAACGCCAATGGCTTGTCCCGCATCCACGCCGACATCAACGCCGCCCAGAACCTGCAGAGGCGTTTCTGGACGCAGCACGGCGACGCGTTCCGCCTCCCATGCGGGAAGTCGGCGGTCCAAGGTCAGATCCGGTGGGCTCCCCTGAGCATGGGCAAGCGCCAAGCGGGCGCTCTCGGCGGGTTTGGGTATCTCGAGCCAACGGGACATGACAGCGGTTCATGTCAGTGGCGCAAAACGACTGAGGCAGAGTGGCGCCGCCTCTCTGGCGCACAGAAGGATCGTGATGAGGCGGCTGCAGCGGAGGATGAAGAGCTGCAGGGCCTTGAGGAGGAACTGCTCGAGCGGAGTGGCGAGCGCGTCGTCTTCTTCCGCGATCCGTCCGGTGTCGTGCTGCCGACCGATCTCTGGTTCCCGTCAGCGGCCTTCTGGTCGATCGTCCGCGCAAAAACGGTGGGGCGCTTGAGATCGCACTTGGACGCTCAGGCCGAAGCAAGCTATGCTGTTGCTGCTGGCCTATAG
- the cas12b gene encoding type V CRISPR-associated protein Cas12b, giving the protein MPVRSLKLKIVVPRHPSELEKAQALWSTHRLVNEAVSFYEQKLLLLRGETYSTSDGSVPQDEVRRQLLEQAREAQARNGGSGGSDDEIVRLCRSLYEAIVLADDANAQLANAFLGPLTDPNSAGFLEAFNKVDRPAPSWLDQVPASDPIDPAVLAEANAWLDTDAGRAWLVDTGAPPRWRSLAAKQDPIWPREFARKLGELRKEAASGTSAIIKALKRDFGVLPLFQPSLAPRILGSRSSLTPWDRLAFRLAVGHLLSWESWCTRARDEHTARVQRLEQFSSAHLKGDLATKVSTLREYERARKEQIAQLGLPMGERDFLITVRMTRGWDDLREKWRRSGDKGQEALHAIIATEQTRKRGRFGDPDLFRWLARPENHHVWADGHADAVGVLARVNAMERLVERSRDTALMTLPDPVAHPRSAQWEAEGGSNLRNYQLEAVGGELQITLPLLKAADDGRCIDTPL; this is encoded by the coding sequence ATGCCTGTTCGCTCGCTTAAACTGAAGATCGTCGTTCCTCGGCACCCGTCCGAGCTGGAGAAGGCCCAAGCGCTCTGGAGCACGCATCGTCTCGTCAATGAGGCGGTCAGTTTCTACGAGCAGAAGCTGCTGCTTCTTCGGGGCGAGACCTACAGCACGAGTGACGGCTCTGTGCCTCAAGACGAGGTCCGACGCCAGCTGCTCGAACAAGCCCGTGAGGCGCAGGCCCGGAACGGTGGGTCAGGCGGATCTGACGACGAGATTGTACGATTGTGCCGGTCCTTGTATGAGGCGATCGTTCTCGCCGACGACGCGAATGCCCAACTCGCGAACGCTTTTCTCGGCCCGCTGACGGATCCGAACAGCGCCGGCTTTCTGGAAGCTTTCAACAAGGTCGACAGGCCTGCTCCGAGCTGGCTCGATCAGGTGCCGGCATCGGATCCGATCGATCCTGCCGTTCTCGCGGAAGCGAATGCATGGCTCGACACCGATGCTGGTCGAGCGTGGCTCGTCGACACGGGAGCGCCTCCGCGGTGGCGCAGTCTCGCCGCCAAACAGGATCCGATCTGGCCGCGTGAGTTCGCTCGCAAGTTGGGCGAACTGAGGAAGGAGGCCGCCAGCGGCACCTCGGCGATCATCAAGGCCCTGAAGAGGGACTTCGGTGTTCTCCCGCTCTTTCAGCCGTCGCTCGCACCGCGCATCCTCGGGTCGAGGAGCAGCCTCACACCCTGGGATCGTCTCGCCTTCCGCCTTGCCGTCGGCCATCTCCTGTCCTGGGAGAGTTGGTGCACGCGAGCCCGGGACGAGCACACCGCTCGAGTCCAGCGGCTTGAGCAGTTCAGCTCCGCGCACCTGAAGGGTGATCTCGCGACCAAGGTCAGCACGCTGCGCGAGTATGAGCGCGCCCGCAAAGAGCAGATCGCGCAGCTCGGTCTACCGATGGGCGAGCGCGACTTCCTCATCACCGTCCGCATGACGCGGGGCTGGGACGACCTGCGCGAGAAGTGGCGCCGCAGCGGAGACAAGGGACAAGAGGCACTTCATGCCATCATCGCCACGGAACAGACGCGCAAGCGCGGGCGCTTCGGCGATCCGGATCTCTTCCGCTGGCTTGCTCGCCCTGAGAACCATCACGTCTGGGCGGACGGCCATGCTGATGCGGTCGGGGTTCTTGCGCGCGTCAATGCCATGGAGCGGCTGGTCGAGAGATCCCGCGACACGGCGCTGATGACGCTGCCCGATCCGGTTGCTCACCCCCGTTCAGCGCAGTGGGAAGCCGAAGGTGGGAGCAACCTCCGCAACTACCAACTCGAGGCCGTTGGGGGTGAGCTGCAGATCACTCTTCCGCTCCTGAAGGCTGCCGACGACGGCCGTTGCATCGACACCCCCCTATAA
- a CDS encoding phage late control D family protein, giving the protein MSLATSWRVLVNGLDASDRMNPYIESIETTDNAGGKSDSASIVFDDTDGQVKLPTKGDPVEIELEGVSVFKGVVDSAESSAARGSGMQLTVSCKSVDKRGKVKERLHKHKDDATLEDFLKDAAKAAGLKDVKVDKSFASIKRPYWSTDGRTFLQLGQELAEELGATFKIQGDTAVFAKRGQGGTPGGGTMPTVRAIRRQNLVSWRITPKETRPRYAKARVRWYDRKEAKWKQEDVEIGNAPGAPEVLDLPAAPRATQDHAKDAGKGRKTESEREGGSGEVTLLLAVEARAEGTCEVIGTRPGVDGSYRIESVTHKVSRSGAETTLSIKQPQGSAGSDDRSAE; this is encoded by the coding sequence ATGTCGCTCGCAACGTCGTGGCGCGTTCTCGTCAATGGGCTCGACGCTTCCGACCGCATGAACCCGTATATCGAGAGCATCGAGACCACGGACAACGCGGGCGGCAAGTCCGACAGCGCGAGCATCGTCTTCGACGATACGGACGGGCAGGTGAAGCTCCCGACCAAGGGAGACCCGGTCGAGATCGAGTTGGAGGGGGTCTCGGTCTTCAAGGGCGTGGTCGACAGCGCCGAGAGCAGCGCCGCCCGCGGCTCGGGCATGCAGCTCACCGTGAGCTGCAAGAGCGTCGACAAGCGGGGCAAGGTCAAGGAGCGCCTGCACAAGCACAAGGACGACGCGACCCTGGAAGATTTCCTCAAGGACGCCGCGAAGGCGGCGGGCCTGAAGGACGTCAAGGTCGACAAGAGCTTCGCGTCGATCAAGCGCCCGTACTGGTCGACGGACGGCAGGACCTTTCTTCAGCTTGGGCAGGAGCTGGCGGAGGAGCTGGGCGCAACATTCAAAATCCAGGGCGACACGGCCGTGTTCGCGAAGCGCGGGCAGGGCGGCACGCCCGGCGGCGGTACGATGCCGACCGTCCGGGCTATCCGCCGCCAGAACCTCGTCAGCTGGCGGATCACGCCCAAGGAGACGCGCCCGCGCTACGCCAAGGCCAGGGTGCGTTGGTACGACCGCAAGGAAGCCAAGTGGAAGCAGGAAGACGTCGAGATCGGCAACGCGCCCGGCGCGCCCGAGGTGCTCGACCTGCCGGCGGCCCCGCGCGCGACCCAGGACCACGCCAAGGACGCCGGCAAGGGCCGCAAGACGGAATCCGAGCGCGAGGGTGGCTCGGGCGAAGTCACGCTGCTGCTCGCCGTCGAGGCCCGCGCCGAGGGCACCTGCGAGGTCATCGGCACGCGGCCCGGAGTCGACGGCAGCTACCGGATCGAGAGCGTCACCCACAAGGTCAGCCGGTCCGGCGCCGAGACCACGCTGAGCATCAAGCAGCCGCAAGGGTCGGCCGGCAGCGACGACCGCTCGGCCGAATAG
- a CDS encoding tail protein X: protein MPLTVIVQDRYAVLDLLLWRAYGRAGNTAAMLSAALKLNPGLAALGPEIPLLTRVILPDLPTTKPTTRKVVSLFD, encoded by the coding sequence ATGCCCCTAACCGTCATCGTGCAGGACCGGTATGCCGTGCTGGACCTGCTGCTCTGGCGCGCCTACGGCCGCGCCGGCAACACCGCAGCCATGCTCTCGGCAGCCCTCAAGCTCAACCCGGGCCTCGCTGCGCTGGGGCCGGAGATCCCGCTCTTGACCCGCGTGATCCTGCCCGACCTGCCAACAACCAAGCCCACGACCCGCAAGGTCGTCAGCCTGTTCGACTAG
- a CDS encoding phage tail protein → MQYSVGVLTFDTFPFSVTGAEREDGEDYAKHDLLNRRRGYEHEGPADDVLTLSGEFLPFHIGGMSELELARDLKNSGSPQYVMRGDGYALGWYVITSIKDSHADAIAPDGVAYKVKYEIKLERVDDPGEDAGAGLIASLVASLFG, encoded by the coding sequence GTGCAGTATTCCGTGGGCGTACTGACTTTCGACACCTTCCCGTTCTCGGTTACGGGGGCCGAGCGCGAGGATGGCGAGGACTACGCCAAGCACGACCTGCTCAACCGCCGCCGGGGGTATGAGCACGAGGGACCCGCCGACGACGTGCTCACGCTGTCGGGCGAGTTCCTGCCCTTTCACATCGGCGGCATGTCCGAGCTGGAACTGGCGCGAGATCTCAAGAACAGCGGCTCGCCGCAGTATGTCATGCGAGGCGACGGCTATGCCCTCGGTTGGTACGTCATCACGTCCATCAAGGACAGCCATGCCGACGCGATTGCCCCGGACGGCGTCGCCTACAAGGTCAAGTACGAGATCAAGCTGGAGCGCGTGGACGACCCGGGCGAGGACGCGGGCGCTGGCCTGATCGCCTCCCTCGTCGCATCCCTGTTCGGGTGA
- a CDS encoding phage tail tape measure protein codes for MVSKTASLIIRLTDDVSGPAGKAAQALKGLSTAGDGLSRLKNAASGLDQLGAKMRQAKIEVERAGKELAAAEKRVAFFRASRERGSHNYPAFEASGLVAEAEARLKAAKRAHAAAERQMAATRAIFVDQKRTVASLTASLSAASGGLKDLRSAETNVAGAAAQTTGALSRQTGVLSSVAGGARTAARAYRDLAAGMSEAGRKALATVEANRRLVEGMSAPARAAAAAAEAHRKAAMQGRADRAASRREALETIGAGAGLIAAHRGKAIGLQAVQSAASMDYATRYQHVATDVSEEDQRRLLIPQAKRIGQETKFSNEDIVHAQTATMQGLPFKDPALKARVGEALVDQARHYAVIMQSDMTRASEGIRSFLQNTNKDISTPEKSLAEAQRGTNLIVKMAKLGGMSDEDAQQFIKFGFPTGTQAGLSDVTLAALGASGRRAGLRGDELGVFARAMASKLVAPTSKGLDALTAAGIHYNRYTTMPGGLNVDNLEAFSKRRFGKGFTEDQRTRLADLLENSEVVGERDEFTKQVSAIVAEGFGKGKSGKTKAQDVQKIAKMVGDFHKLSVESVDTEGLLRAIFSNPKMTAALLNAFFTDKHGGKAGMIAPKMAQFNQDVEELKKIGEDPLFAERKSKYMTQGLGGSIDNLKGSFETMVLSIGQANEGLIRFAADGLAKGTDLFSNLSQTQQQILSLVGGGAAVAGGVWGTATLMKNLLGFGASAQALTGSAGLLSKSALELSAAAATLGGKGVLPEVAKTAAPVAAGAAGVTAGAIAGAVAAGVGTAALVYAAGGRYQPEEVVRMRDELSELNKRLERQNESVYRQQSQGDDATAEIARRDATLARIKELTAALEKAATAQGTETKGEEGPRAGLKLSEAAREALDARKAGAAVQAPPETVSAPAPSVRPPEVSGVTDAATKAGGEAPKPAEGASQAAPAAAPVMAPTVRAPAPPARPPELGQAPAPLPPARSPEMGLPPDHAAAIQAATSALATYRAELAGIERQLAGLQASGEAAFSPDLSGLEARKAEVEATIRGLEAKLQAIKPASTDMAPPDFAAAIKAAEKAGADAGEGITDGIRAQIPAAGRAGTEAGQNAGQGVAKGIEQEGPKAVDKAKTLWERIKDVFAEGVNIPINFEGGSGAAAITKASYVSLPGGAGADLGRPRSRLGSIAHRGGASAGAPGPAVSPQAEFGPGVDAARLPAGMRNNNPGNIKFTRVGAFGTVIGPSRNTDQGDPQAVFANAEDGMRALVDLARRKWEGGRQTVADLIARRGGWTPGNHQAAANIARGAGVGLHERIDLSDDAVMQRFVRALITQEHGPAGRLYSDELIRKALRPREAPAAQAAAKAPERPAIPGMMPGAERVNPGYGKPLHQGGTGLSRYSDEDLRRMRERQDALDRIKATGEGITPEQAEAARRRIQERYTPRPASPEATPGLTRPAPGVTPSGVPAITPKADPNGLDALGTKADGAKDKLAALSGVSISPQVSTGNLDALIAKANQALAALQRIPGAVASANASIASVSPAGAGGGSTGKVRDALSDNFA; via the coding sequence ATGGTGAGCAAGACAGCCTCTCTCATCATCCGCCTGACCGACGACGTTAGCGGACCGGCCGGGAAGGCGGCGCAGGCGCTCAAAGGGCTCAGCACGGCCGGCGACGGACTCTCGCGCTTGAAGAACGCGGCGTCCGGGCTCGATCAACTCGGCGCCAAGATGCGGCAGGCCAAGATCGAGGTGGAGCGGGCGGGGAAGGAACTTGCGGCGGCCGAGAAGCGCGTCGCGTTCTTCCGGGCGAGCAGGGAGCGGGGCTCGCACAACTATCCGGCCTTCGAGGCCTCGGGCCTCGTCGCAGAGGCCGAGGCGCGCCTGAAGGCAGCCAAGCGCGCGCATGCGGCGGCCGAACGCCAGATGGCGGCGACGCGCGCGATCTTCGTCGATCAGAAGCGGACGGTGGCGAGCCTGACCGCCAGCTTGTCGGCAGCGAGCGGCGGGCTCAAGGACCTGCGCTCGGCCGAGACGAACGTCGCGGGCGCGGCCGCACAGACGACCGGCGCACTCTCACGCCAGACGGGCGTCCTCTCGTCCGTTGCCGGCGGCGCGCGCACGGCTGCCCGCGCCTACCGCGACCTCGCCGCCGGCATGAGCGAGGCGGGGCGCAAGGCGCTCGCCACCGTCGAGGCGAATCGGCGCCTCGTTGAGGGTATGAGCGCCCCGGCGCGCGCTGCCGCGGCTGCGGCCGAGGCCCATCGCAAGGCGGCCATGCAGGGTCGCGCCGACCGGGCCGCGTCCCGACGCGAGGCGCTGGAGACCATCGGCGCGGGCGCAGGCTTGATCGCGGCACACCGGGGGAAGGCCATCGGTCTCCAGGCCGTGCAGTCGGCCGCGTCGATGGACTATGCGACGCGCTACCAGCACGTCGCCACCGACGTGAGCGAGGAGGATCAGCGCCGCCTGCTCATCCCGCAGGCCAAGCGGATCGGCCAGGAGACCAAGTTCTCGAACGAGGACATCGTCCACGCCCAGACCGCCACCATGCAGGGCCTGCCCTTCAAGGACCCTGCGCTCAAGGCGCGAGTGGGCGAGGCACTGGTGGATCAGGCGCGGCACTACGCCGTGATCATGCAGTCCGACATGACGCGCGCGTCGGAGGGCATCCGGTCGTTCCTCCAGAACACGAACAAGGACATCTCGACGCCCGAGAAATCCCTCGCGGAGGCGCAGCGGGGCACGAATCTGATCGTCAAGATGGCGAAGCTCGGCGGCATGTCCGACGAGGATGCCCAGCAGTTCATCAAGTTCGGCTTCCCGACCGGCACTCAGGCCGGGCTCTCGGACGTCACGCTCGCCGCCCTCGGCGCGAGCGGACGCCGCGCCGGCCTGCGCGGCGATGAGCTTGGCGTCTTCGCTCGGGCGATGGCCTCAAAGCTGGTCGCGCCGACCTCGAAGGGGCTCGATGCCCTGACGGCCGCGGGCATCCACTACAACCGGTACACGACCATGCCGGGCGGTCTGAACGTCGACAATCTGGAGGCGTTCAGCAAGCGGCGGTTCGGAAAGGGGTTCACCGAAGACCAGCGCACGCGCCTCGCCGACCTGCTGGAAAACTCCGAGGTCGTCGGCGAGCGCGATGAGTTCACCAAGCAGGTCTCGGCCATCGTCGCGGAGGGGTTCGGCAAGGGCAAGAGTGGCAAGACCAAAGCGCAGGACGTGCAGAAGATCGCCAAGATGGTCGGCGACTTCCATAAACTGTCCGTGGAGAGCGTCGATACGGAAGGATTGCTGCGCGCGATCTTCAGCAATCCGAAGATGACGGCCGCTCTGCTCAACGCCTTCTTTACGGACAAGCATGGCGGCAAGGCCGGCATGATTGCGCCGAAGATGGCGCAGTTCAATCAGGACGTCGAGGAGCTGAAGAAGATCGGCGAGGATCCGCTGTTCGCAGAGAGGAAGTCGAAATACATGACGCAGGGCCTCGGCGGCTCGATCGACAACCTGAAGGGGTCGTTCGAGACGATGGTCCTCAGCATCGGACAGGCGAATGAGGGCCTGATCCGCTTCGCGGCGGACGGCCTGGCGAAGGGCACGGACCTGTTCTCGAACCTGTCGCAGACGCAGCAGCAGATCCTCTCGCTGGTGGGCGGCGGCGCGGCGGTGGCGGGCGGCGTCTGGGGTACGGCGACGCTGATGAAGAACCTGCTCGGCTTTGGCGCCAGCGCGCAGGCGCTCACCGGGTCCGCGGGTCTGCTCTCGAAATCCGCCCTTGAGCTGAGCGCGGCCGCGGCGACGCTCGGCGGCAAGGGCGTCCTGCCGGAGGTCGCCAAGACTGCCGCCCCGGTTGCGGCGGGCGCGGCTGGCGTCACGGCCGGCGCGATTGCAGGAGCCGTGGCGGCCGGCGTCGGAACCGCCGCGCTGGTCTATGCGGCCGGCGGCCGGTATCAGCCGGAAGAAGTCGTGCGGATGCGCGACGAGCTGTCCGAGCTGAACAAGCGGCTCGAGCGGCAGAACGAGAGCGTCTACCGCCAGCAGTCTCAGGGCGATGACGCGACGGCCGAGATCGCGCGCCGCGACGCCACCCTGGCCCGCATCAAGGAGCTGACCGCCGCCCTGGAAAAGGCGGCGACGGCGCAGGGGACAGAGACCAAGGGCGAGGAGGGTCCGCGCGCCGGGCTCAAGCTGAGCGAGGCGGCCCGCGAGGCGCTCGATGCGCGCAAGGCGGGCGCCGCGGTCCAAGCGCCTCCAGAGACCGTGTCGGCACCGGCCCCGTCGGTCCGCCCGCCGGAGGTCTCCGGAGTGACGGACGCAGCTACCAAGGCCGGCGGCGAGGCCCCCAAGCCCGCCGAGGGCGCGTCGCAGGCGGCTCCGGCCGCCGCGCCCGTGATGGCGCCGACTGTGCGTGCGCCAGCTCCCCCTGCGCGTCCGCCCGAACTTGGCCAAGCCCCCGCACCGCTCCCGCCCGCGCGCTCGCCGGAGATGGGCTTGCCGCCGGACCACGCCGCGGCAATCCAGGCCGCCACGTCCGCGCTCGCGACCTACCGCGCGGAGCTCGCCGGGATCGAGCGCCAGCTCGCCGGCCTGCAGGCCTCGGGCGAGGCGGCGTTCTCGCCCGACCTGTCGGGCCTGGAGGCGCGGAAGGCCGAGGTCGAGGCGACCATCCGCGGCCTGGAGGCCAAGCTCCAGGCGATCAAGCCGGCGTCGACCGATATGGCGCCGCCGGACTTCGCCGCCGCGATCAAGGCCGCCGAGAAGGCCGGGGCGGACGCGGGCGAGGGGATCACCGACGGCATCCGCGCGCAGATCCCCGCGGCCGGCCGGGCCGGCACGGAAGCCGGGCAGAACGCGGGCCAGGGTGTCGCGAAGGGGATCGAGCAGGAAGGCCCCAAGGCCGTCGACAAGGCCAAGACCCTGTGGGAGCGGATCAAGGATGTGTTCGCCGAGGGGGTGAACATCCCGATCAACTTCGAGGGCGGCAGCGGCGCGGCGGCGATCACCAAGGCGAGCTATGTCTCGCTGCCGGGCGGGGCGGGGGCGGACTTGGGCCGCCCCCGCAGCCGCCTCGGCAGCATCGCGCACCGCGGGGGAGCATCTGCGGGCGCTCCCGGACCCGCGGTCTCGCCGCAGGCGGAGTTCGGGCCGGGGGTCGACGCCGCGCGCCTGCCGGCCGGCATGCGCAACAACAACCCGGGCAACATCAAGTTCACCCGGGTCGGCGCATTCGGCACGGTGATCGGCCCCTCGCGCAACACCGATCAGGGTGACCCTCAGGCGGTGTTTGCCAACGCCGAAGACGGCATGCGGGCGCTGGTCGATCTCGCCCGGCGCAAGTGGGAGGGCGGGCGCCAGACGGTCGCCGATCTCATCGCGCGCCGTGGCGGCTGGACGCCGGGCAACCATCAGGCGGCGGCGAACATCGCCCGGGGCGCCGGGGTTGGGCTGCATGAGCGCATCGACCTGTCGGACGATGCCGTGATGCAGCGGTTCGTGCGCGCCCTCATCACGCAGGAGCACGGGCCGGCGGGCCGGCTCTATTCCGACGAGTTGATCCGCAAAGCGCTCAGGCCGCGCGAGGCGCCGGCGGCGCAAGCGGCGGCGAAGGCCCCGGAGCGCCCCGCGATCCCCGGCATGATGCCGGGGGCCGAGCGGGTCAATCCGGGTTACGGCAAGCCGCTGCACCAGGGCGGGACCGGCCTCTCGCGCTACTCCGACGAGGATCTGCGGCGGATGCGCGAGCGCCAGGATGCGTTGGATCGGATCAAGGCGACCGGCGAGGGCATCACGCCCGAGCAGGCCGAGGCCGCCCGGCGTCGGATCCAGGAGCGCTATACCCCACGCCCGGCCTCGCCGGAGGCCACCCCAGGTCTCACCCGGCCCGCGCCCGGCGTCACGCCGTCCGGCGTGCCGGCGATCACGCCCAAGGCCGATCCCAATGGCCTCGACGCGCTCGGGACCAAGGCGGACGGCGCCAAGGACAAGCTGGCGGCGCTAAGCGGCGTCAGCATCAGCCCGCAGGTCTCGACGGGCAACCTGGATGCCCTGATCGCGAAGGCGAACCAAGCCCTGGCGGCGCTCCAGCGCATCCCGGGGGCGGTCGCCTCCGCGAACGCCTCGATCGCGAGCGTCAGCCCCGCCGGGGCCGGCGGCGGCTCGACCGGCAAGGTGCGCGACGCGCTCAGTGACAACTTCGCATAA
- a CDS encoding BRO-N domain-containing protein: MNALQTFDFESQAVRSFERDGQVWFVAADVCRALGLTNSRMALQALDDDEKGVSSIYTPGGRQEMAIISEPGLYTIILRCREATKPGSLPHRFRKWVTGEVLPALRKTGRYSMRAGEGEASTFDYERIGAMARLVSEARHVYGREAARALWERLPLPQVPNPAARMMYEGRENDGPGCLAHLMCRAAGNGQSLRTVIEAAWRDGPKRSWLFERGIKVVLDARDRRGDHIAIADRHPFLQQVFAETCWADDWFLPLLSVEGAKASRRPMEFGHGVEEKSLGRVRAVLIPKLQVQLG; this comes from the coding sequence ATGAACGCGTTGCAGACCTTTGATTTCGAGAGCCAAGCGGTCCGCTCCTTCGAGCGGGACGGGCAGGTCTGGTTCGTGGCGGCGGACGTGTGTCGGGCGCTCGGCTTGACGAACTCGCGAATGGCGCTTCAGGCGCTCGATGACGACGAGAAGGGTGTAAGTTCAATTTACACCCCCGGCGGCAGACAGGAGATGGCCATCATCTCGGAACCCGGCCTCTACACCATCATCCTCCGCTGCCGCGAGGCGACAAAGCCCGGCTCCCTCCCGCACCGATTCCGCAAGTGGGTCACGGGTGAGGTCCTGCCGGCGCTGCGCAAGACAGGGCGATACAGCATGCGGGCCGGGGAGGGAGAGGCGTCCACCTTCGACTATGAGCGCATCGGCGCTATGGCCCGGCTGGTGAGTGAGGCGCGCCACGTCTACGGCCGCGAAGCGGCGCGCGCCCTGTGGGAGCGCCTGCCGCTGCCGCAGGTGCCGAACCCCGCGGCGCGGATGATGTACGAAGGACGCGAGAACGATGGGCCTGGCTGCCTCGCCCATCTGATGTGCCGCGCCGCCGGGAACGGACAGAGCCTTCGGACCGTGATCGAGGCGGCGTGGCGGGATGGCCCGAAGCGCTCCTGGTTGTTCGAGCGCGGAATCAAGGTAGTGCTCGATGCGCGGGATCGGCGCGGCGACCACATCGCGATCGCCGACAGACACCCCTTCCTGCAGCAGGTCTTCGCCGAGACCTGCTGGGCCGACGATTGGTTCCTGCCGCTCCTCAGCGTCGAGGGTGCCAAGGCGAGCCGGCGGCCGATGGAGTTCGGGCACGGCGTCGAGGAGAAGTCGCTCGGGCGGGTCCGGGCGGTGCTGATTCCGAAGCTTCAGGTGCAGTTGGGGTAG